The following proteins come from a genomic window of Nautilia profundicola AmH:
- a CDS encoding ABC transporter permease, whose product MKRIFVFLAAVIVLFLTLPLLKLILGVGFDSYMQTLKDTEVINSIFLTMKVSFLATLFVLFTGLPLAYLIARYEFFGKSLLESLIDIPTMVPHTAAGIALLMTFGSQNIQGFLESVGLGFIDSTTGIMAAMMFLSAPYLINSAKEGFKNVDVKLENISRSLGASQFETFMKIVIPNAKKDIINGMLMMWARGLGEFGAVVIIAYHPMIAPVLIYDRFINFGLNYSAPVAALMIIFSVIVFLSIRWLNNRCNK is encoded by the coding sequence ATTTTTAGCAGCGGTTATCGTACTTTTTTTAACCCTACCTTTATTAAAACTGATATTGGGAGTCGGATTTGATTCATATATGCAAACACTAAAAGATACGGAAGTTATTAACTCTATTTTTCTTACTATGAAAGTTTCTTTTCTTGCCACGCTTTTCGTACTTTTTACAGGCCTTCCCCTTGCGTATCTAATAGCCAGGTATGAGTTTTTTGGAAAAAGCCTGCTTGAGAGTCTGATAGACATTCCCACCATGGTGCCTCACACGGCTGCCGGTATTGCGCTTCTGATGACATTCGGAAGCCAAAACATCCAGGGTTTTTTAGAATCGGTAGGACTCGGATTTATAGATTCGACTACGGGAATTATGGCTGCTATGATGTTCCTCTCAGCCCCTTATCTCATAAACTCCGCAAAAGAAGGCTTTAAAAACGTAGACGTTAAACTTGAAAACATTTCACGTTCTTTAGGTGCGAGTCAGTTTGAGACATTTATGAAAATCGTAATCCCGAATGCAAAAAAAGACATAATAAATGGAATGCTGATGATGTGGGCAAGAGGACTTGGGGAATTCGGAGCCGTGGTAATTATAGCTTATCATCCTATGATAGCGCCGGTACTTATTTATGACAGGTTTATAAATTTCGGGCTTAATTATTCGGCTCCTGTGGCGGCTTTGATGATAATATTTTCGGTTATAGTGTTTTTAAGTATCAGATGGCTTAACAACAGATGCAACAAATGA
- a CDS encoding molybdopterin oxidoreductase family protein, which produces MQKTSVCTYCGVGCEIDAKVTDGKIEKILPVKEGKSSGGELCIKGKYGFDFLNERIDTHLVSYEFIEKNKDKFPFELSIRLANLYEYDEKFYRSPYSLALDLAAWKIKEILNEYTPNHIACIGGARTSIESAWLFQHFARNILKTPNVDNCARICHSPSLSGLKMSIGEGASSVEFDELFKADVIFIIGSNTTQAHPMVASRIIKAKRRGAKVIVADVREIPIMKFADISVILPFESNLLFLNAIAREMIEKDLINKDFIESRCVKYDEYKENIIKHPDSKEYFEKLRGFEHIRGQIEEIANLISKNKTIFAWGLGVTEHIDGTEAVNAISNLAMLSGNFGEGCGVLPLRGQNNVQGACDVGCLPYYGPDYTIPEKIGLMTPDVMDHLIDGRIKAIINMGEDILHVHPNLNKIKKAFENLEFLMVMEVMRNEITEKADIVFGVKSAYEKTGVYVNAERRLHLSTPLVECDMPDDWEILAEISKRLGSELEFKTSEDVFESCKKEVERFKGATYERLRKKSLCWPVRVDGSDSPVLHTESFSTPDGKGHFHYHPYHLRGEVKDLLENKRRWYLNTGRELPQYNNAAQTKPSGKLTKKYGEDILLVNEIHKNEISEFVKLRSKYGESNVLKVKFTKTVRPFTLYTTFHFAKSNINALFGDEHDHKVKTARFKSVEVEVINADNNS; this is translated from the coding sequence ATGCAGAAAACCAGCGTATGTACGTACTGCGGAGTAGGGTGTGAGATAGACGCCAAAGTAACCGACGGCAAGATTGAAAAAATTTTGCCTGTAAAAGAGGGAAAATCAAGCGGAGGAGAGCTTTGTATAAAAGGAAAATACGGGTTTGATTTTTTAAATGAAAGAATCGACACTCATCTTGTAAGTTATGAATTTATTGAAAAAAATAAAGACAAATTCCCGTTTGAGCTTTCAATCAGGCTTGCAAATCTGTACGAATACGACGAAAAGTTTTACCGCTCTCCTTATTCTCTCGCACTTGATCTTGCGGCGTGGAAAATAAAAGAGATTTTAAATGAATATACTCCGAACCACATCGCCTGTATAGGAGGTGCGAGGACAAGCATAGAGAGTGCGTGGCTTTTCCAGCATTTTGCAAGAAATATTCTAAAAACTCCAAACGTCGACAACTGCGCAAGGATCTGCCACTCTCCGAGTCTGTCCGGACTTAAGATGAGTATAGGCGAGGGTGCGAGCAGTGTGGAGTTTGACGAGCTTTTTAAAGCAGACGTTATATTTATAATCGGTTCCAACACTACTCAGGCGCATCCTATGGTGGCAAGCAGAATAATTAAAGCCAAAAGAAGGGGTGCTAAGGTAATCGTAGCGGACGTGCGTGAAATTCCTATTATGAAGTTTGCGGATATCAGTGTAATACTTCCGTTTGAATCGAATTTATTGTTTTTAAACGCAATTGCAAGGGAAATGATTGAAAAAGATCTGATAAATAAAGATTTTATCGAAAGCAGATGTGTAAAATATGATGAGTATAAAGAAAACATAATAAAACATCCCGATTCAAAAGAGTATTTTGAAAAACTCAGAGGCTTTGAGCATATTAGAGGGCAGATTGAAGAAATCGCAAATTTAATATCTAAAAACAAAACAATTTTCGCCTGGGGACTCGGGGTAACCGAGCATATCGACGGTACCGAAGCGGTAAACGCCATCAGCAATCTTGCGATGCTTAGCGGTAATTTCGGCGAAGGATGCGGAGTACTGCCACTTAGGGGCCAAAACAACGTTCAGGGTGCATGCGATGTGGGGTGTCTTCCTTACTACGGGCCTGATTATACTATTCCTGAGAAGATAGGGCTTATGACTCCCGATGTGATGGATCATCTGATAGACGGCAGAATAAAAGCGATTATCAATATGGGTGAAGATATACTTCATGTACATCCTAATCTAAATAAAATCAAAAAAGCGTTTGAAAATCTTGAATTTTTAATGGTTATGGAAGTTATGAGAAACGAAATAACCGAAAAGGCGGATATAGTTTTCGGTGTAAAAAGCGCATATGAAAAAACAGGCGTATACGTAAACGCCGAAAGAAGACTTCATTTAAGCACTCCTTTGGTGGAATGCGATATGCCTGATGACTGGGAAATATTGGCTGAGATATCAAAAAGACTCGGGAGTGAGCTTGAATTTAAAACAAGTGAAGATGTGTTTGAAAGCTGCAAAAAAGAGGTTGAGAGATTTAAAGGTGCGACATATGAGAGACTTAGAAAAAAATCTCTTTGCTGGCCGGTGAGAGTTGACGGCAGCGACTCTCCGGTACTTCACACCGAATCATTCAGTACACCTGACGGGAAAGGGCATTTTCATTATCATCCGTACCATTTAAGAGGAGAAGTAAAAGACCTGCTTGAAAACAAAAGAAGATGGTACCTGAACACCGGGCGTGAGCTTCCACAGTACAACAATGCCGCGCAGACAAAACCGAGTGGGAAACTGACCAAAAAATACGGTGAGGATATTTTACTTGTAAACGAAATACATAAAAATGAAATAAGCGAATTTGTAAAACTGCGTTCAAAATACGGGGAATCAAATGTTTTAAAGGTGAAATTTACTAAAACCGTAAGACCTTTTACGCTATATACGACGTTTCATTTTGCAAAGAGCAACATAAACGCGCTTTTCGGTGACGAACACGACCATAAGGTTAAAACCGCGAGATTTAAAAGTGTGGAGGTTGAGGTAATAAATGCAGATAATAACTCTTGA
- a CDS encoding SDR family NAD(P)-dependent oxidoreductase, whose product MNILITGASRGIGRELVNRFDNGINKIYAVARNVEGLEGMDNIIPVSLDLADIQSVREYFKNLDVKFDIVIANAAISLPHSPSFTPFEDFKKTFDVNFLSIHAMLEGVVSKMEKGKIVLISSLASLVGAPSSMPYSASKRALNSYAQSLRNLLAPDIKVINILPGFIKTDMTDKNDFYMPFLMDLKSGVDRIMYAIESNKKEYAFPKRFYYLIKLFNLLPLSIQDKLLQKVSK is encoded by the coding sequence ATGAATATTCTTATTACTGGGGCAAGCAGAGGAATAGGGAGAGAACTTGTTAATAGATTCGATAACGGAATCAATAAAATATATGCAGTTGCAAGGAATGTTGAAGGGTTAGAAGGTATGGATAATATAATTCCCGTAAGTCTTGATCTTGCGGATATTCAGAGTGTGAGGGAGTATTTTAAAAATCTGGACGTTAAATTTGATATCGTTATAGCAAATGCCGCAATTTCCCTGCCGCATTCGCCTTCATTTACGCCGTTTGAGGATTTTAAAAAGACGTTTGATGTTAATTTTTTAAGTATTCACGCAATGCTTGAAGGTGTGGTGTCTAAAATGGAAAAAGGCAAAATCGTACTTATTTCGTCTCTCGCATCACTTGTGGGGGCTCCGAGTTCAATGCCATACAGTGCAAGCAAAAGGGCTCTTAACTCATATGCTCAGTCACTAAGAAATCTGCTTGCACCGGATATTAAGGTTATAAATATCCTGCCCGGTTTTATTAAAACTGATATGACAGATAAGAATGATTTTTATATGCCGTTTTTGATGGATTTAAAAAGCGGGGTTGACAGAATCATGTATGCGATAGAAAGCAATAAAAAAGAGTATGCATTTCCTAAAAGGTTTTATTACTTAATTAAACTCTTTAACCTGTTGCCTCTTTCAATTCAGGACAAATTATTGCAAAAAGTATCAAAATAA
- the mnmH gene encoding tRNA 2-selenouridine(34) synthase MnmH produces the protein MQIITLEEFLKQKFDYVLDARSPREFEESHIPGSENFYVLNNEQHAYIGNLYTNHSKFHAKKEAVSFMLENISAQLKSFDAKPGSRILVYCARGGKRSTALYTILSQLDYRVYKLEGGYKAYRKWVVDYLQNFPHKKFAVLRGNSGCGKSELLEHLHPSLDLEKLANHFGSNFGYKGAQPSQKQFENEVADILIKTDPEKTIYIEAESPKIGSLYIPKLLHKRMQEGIQIEVTADLNDRVKRIINYYGDIDDTGFINTLDKIKPFISTTIYEELKSYFLNGDIQKVAEMLLTEYYDKKYRKKPADFVVKNDDLKKCAREIESFVASVVKPSDT, from the coding sequence ATGCAGATAATAACTCTTGAGGAATTTTTAAAACAAAAATTTGATTATGTACTTGATGCGAGAAGTCCGAGGGAGTTTGAAGAGTCGCATATCCCAGGAAGTGAGAACTTTTATGTTTTAAACAACGAACAGCACGCTTATATCGGAAATCTGTATACAAACCATTCAAAATTTCATGCAAAAAAAGAAGCAGTAAGTTTTATGCTTGAGAATATATCCGCCCAGCTTAAAAGCTTTGACGCCAAACCAGGAAGCAGAATTCTTGTGTACTGTGCGAGGGGAGGTAAAAGGTCTACGGCTTTATATACGATTCTTTCACAATTGGATTATAGGGTTTATAAACTCGAAGGCGGGTATAAGGCTTACAGAAAGTGGGTGGTCGATTATCTTCAAAACTTTCCACATAAAAAGTTTGCCGTTTTAAGAGGAAACAGCGGATGTGGGAAAAGTGAACTTTTAGAACATCTGCACCCGTCTTTAGATCTTGAAAAACTTGCAAACCATTTCGGCAGTAATTTCGGATATAAAGGCGCACAGCCAAGCCAAAAGCAGTTTGAAAACGAAGTAGCGGACATTTTAATTAAAACCGACCCGGAAAAAACCATATATATAGAAGCGGAAAGCCCAAAAATAGGATCGTTGTATATCCCGAAACTTCTTCACAAAAGAATGCAAGAAGGCATACAGATAGAAGTAACTGCGGATCTTAACGACAGGGTCAAAAGAATAATAAACTATTACGGGGATATTGACGATACAGGGTTTATAAACACGCTTGATAAAATAAAACCTTTTATTTCAACGACAATATATGAAGAACTTAAAAGTTACTTTTTAAATGGTGATATTCAAAAAGTAGCCGAAATGCTGCTTACGGAATATTATGATAAAAAATACAGAAAAAAACCAGCCGATTTTGTAGTTAAAAACGACGATTTGAAAAAATGCGCCCGTGAAATAGAATCATTTGTTGCATCTGTTGTTAAGCCATCTGATACTTAA
- a CDS encoding AEC family transporter, translating into MITVIGIYVFIVLGFLSKKKFNEIDGKTLVILSTYFLQPFLTLWGIMLVPLNFDLIISPVAYLAAVFASLIFTFILTFILLKDKKEKIIASLTPLIGNTGNLGIPLSYALFGDIGASIATMVNLANIFFIYSFGIFFFASGKYDFKEAFAKILKIPVMWFGILALIINISGVTFNKDIMKILQMGAFASIVVQLLIFGIYVAEIKTREVSLKLTSITVINKFAVFPAVGFLVLKLFGLNPLFFKAVMLEILTPLAVTNVNLAALFDLYPRKVAMLVIITSLLFLGVIFFLI; encoded by the coding sequence TTGATTACAGTTATAGGTATTTATGTTTTTATTGTTTTAGGCTTTTTGTCTAAAAAGAAATTTAATGAAATAGACGGCAAAACACTTGTAATTCTTTCCACTTATTTTCTACAGCCTTTCCTTACCCTCTGGGGTATCATGCTCGTACCATTGAATTTTGATCTTATTATTTCTCCGGTGGCGTATCTTGCTGCGGTTTTTGCGAGTTTAATTTTTACGTTTATCCTTACATTTATACTACTTAAAGATAAAAAAGAAAAAATTATCGCTTCCCTTACACCGCTTATAGGAAATACCGGTAATTTGGGAATACCTCTTTCATATGCACTTTTTGGTGATATCGGGGCGAGTATAGCTACGATGGTTAACCTTGCGAATATATTTTTTATATACAGTTTCGGTATATTTTTCTTTGCAAGCGGGAAGTATGATTTTAAAGAAGCGTTTGCAAAGATACTAAAGATTCCCGTTATGTGGTTCGGGATCCTTGCACTGATAATTAATATTTCAGGTGTAACATTTAATAAAGATATTATGAAAATACTCCAAATGGGAGCTTTTGCTTCAATTGTGGTTCAGCTTTTGATATTCGGTATTTATGTTGCGGAGATTAAAACAAGAGAAGTTTCTTTGAAACTCACAAGTATAACGGTAATTAACAAATTTGCAGTATTCCCTGCAGTGGGGTTTTTGGTGTTAAAGCTTTTCGGATTAAATCCACTTTTTTTCAAAGCGGTAATGCTTGAAATTTTAACGCCTCTTGCCGTGACAAATGTAAATTTGGCTGCACTTTTTGATCTTTATCCAAGAAAAGTTGCGATGCTTGTAATTATTACTTCTTTATTATTTTTGGGTGTGATATTTTTTTTAATATAA
- the thrC gene encoding threonine synthase, whose translation MKFIGTRGTDEKKTFSEVILDPAAPNGGLYVPSKIPSIDERFLNRYYDVEDEKTYRHLARGILKLFKIDIDPELIEKALYTYLREFDDPDVVPVVKLDKDLFVGELWHGPTRAFKDMALQPFGVILSALAQEKGENYLILAATSGDTGPATLKTFENKENIQVVCIYPHEGTSEVQKLQMVTTDAENEKVLGIIGNFDDAQTALKALLKDEDFRNTLKENNIKLSAANSVNFGRIIFQIIYHFWSYLKLVENAEIDMMDKIDVIIPSGNFGNALGAYYAKKMGLPIDKIIIASNKNNILYEFIKYGKYDLRDKSLIHTISPAMDILKSSNVERVLFDKFGEERTKELMTSLEENGYFELTPEEHEKIKKDFLADFATDGECEEIIAKYAKEGNYIMDAHTATAIKAYEYLKEKGEINNKVVAYSTAEWTKFAPSVYEALTKEDINREIAELEEKTLSDKDAIVYIETHYEVKAPECIRELFEKDINETIINKDEIKEKIIEFIKRD comes from the coding sequence ATGAAATTCATTGGAACTCGCGGTACAGACGAGAAAAAAACTTTTAGTGAAGTGATACTTGACCCTGCGGCACCGAACGGCGGACTTTACGTTCCGAGTAAAATCCCAAGTATCGATGAGAGATTTTTAAACAGATATTATGATGTGGAAGATGAAAAAACATACAGACACCTTGCAAGAGGAATTTTAAAACTTTTTAAAATCGATATAGACCCTGAACTTATCGAAAAAGCTTTATATACATATTTAAGAGAATTTGACGATCCGGATGTAGTGCCTGTAGTTAAGCTCGATAAGGATCTTTTTGTAGGCGAACTTTGGCACGGTCCAACGAGAGCGTTTAAAGATATGGCGCTTCAGCCTTTTGGTGTAATCCTTTCGGCACTTGCTCAGGAAAAAGGTGAAAACTATCTTATTTTGGCGGCTACAAGTGGAGATACGGGACCAGCAACTCTTAAAACGTTTGAAAATAAAGAAAACATTCAGGTTGTTTGTATTTATCCTCATGAAGGCACAAGTGAAGTTCAAAAACTTCAGATGGTGACAACAGACGCCGAAAATGAAAAAGTACTCGGAATCATCGGAAATTTTGACGATGCACAGACTGCGCTTAAAGCTCTTTTAAAAGACGAGGATTTCAGAAACACGTTAAAAGAAAACAATATCAAACTTTCAGCCGCAAACAGCGTGAATTTCGGAAGAATTATTTTTCAGATTATTTATCATTTCTGGAGTTATTTAAAACTTGTGGAAAACGCTGAAATCGATATGATGGATAAAATCGACGTAATTATCCCAAGCGGAAACTTTGGAAACGCCCTTGGTGCATATTACGCTAAAAAAATGGGTCTTCCGATTGATAAAATAATAATCGCTTCAAACAAAAACAATATTTTATATGAGTTTATTAAATACGGTAAATACGATTTAAGAGATAAAAGTCTTATTCATACTATTTCACCTGCGATGGATATATTAAAATCAAGCAATGTTGAAAGGGTGCTTTTCGATAAGTTTGGAGAAGAGAGAACAAAAGAGCTTATGACTTCACTTGAAGAAAACGGTTATTTTGAGCTTACACCTGAAGAACACGAAAAAATAAAAAAAGACTTCTTGGCGGATTTCGCAACGGACGGAGAGTGTGAAGAAATTATCGCCAAGTATGCGAAAGAAGGCAATTACATAATGGATGCTCATACCGCTACGGCAATTAAAGCGTATGAGTACCTTAAAGAAAAAGGTGAAATTAACAATAAAGTGGTTGCATACTCTACTGCCGAGTGGACTAAATTTGCACCAAGTGTGTATGAAGCGCTTACAAAAGAAGATATTAATCGTGAAATAGCCGAACTTGAAGAAAAAACATTAAGCGACAAAGATGCAATTGTTTATATCGAAACGCATTATGAAGTAAAAGCGCCTGAGTGTATAAGAGAGCTGTTTGAAAAAGATATAAACGAAACAATTATCAACAAAGACGAAATAAAAGAAAAAATTATAGAGTTTATAAAAAGAGATTAA
- a CDS encoding YdcF family protein, whose translation MFIISKLFTYILLPPGIFVIILFLAAIFAKKAKIVFFSAAVLLWAISTKFVANALLYPLEHGYKSDTITPSAVVVLGGGTNSRDVLKAMPDAFKREVYGLLIAKQESLPYIFTGGGIQNIKEAENIKKDIDMILKTCNCDIETFYENRSLNTFQNAKYTAKLFEKLNLSKKIYLVTSAYHMKRAIMIFNNFGFQIIPKPVGFYYDNEYTFWDIFPNAGNFYHSYKAIHEYFGLIKTYLRI comes from the coding sequence ATGTTTATAATTTCTAAACTATTTACCTATATTTTACTGCCGCCAGGAATTTTTGTAATTATACTTTTTTTAGCTGCAATTTTTGCAAAAAAGGCTAAAATTGTCTTTTTTTCTGCAGCAGTGTTACTATGGGCCATATCTACAAAATTCGTAGCAAACGCACTTTTATATCCGCTTGAACACGGCTATAAATCGGATACGATTACACCAAGTGCAGTAGTTGTTTTGGGAGGCGGCACCAATTCACGTGATGTTTTAAAAGCGATGCCTGATGCGTTTAAACGTGAGGTTTACGGACTTTTAATAGCAAAACAAGAAAGTCTGCCATATATATTTACAGGTGGCGGTATACAAAATATAAAAGAAGCCGAAAATATAAAAAAAGATATAGATATGATATTAAAAACATGTAATTGCGATATTGAAACTTTCTATGAAAACCGTTCGTTAAATACGTTTCAAAACGCAAAATATACTGCGAAATTATTTGAAAAATTAAATCTTTCCAAAAAAATTTATTTGGTTACAAGCGCATATCACATGAAAAGAGCCATAATGATTTTTAATAATTTTGGATTCCAAATCATTCCGAAACCAGTTGGATTTTATTATGACAATGAATATACATTTTGGGATATTTTCCCAAATGCAGGAAATTTTTATCATTCATATAAGGCCATACACGAATATTTTGGTTTAATTAAAACATACTTAAGAATATGA
- a CDS encoding lipoprotein yields MKRFIKNMFLILIAVFFISCSEKKELKIAANSWIGYTPLFYADAKGWLKNENIKLINTVSLAESVDLYRNNFIDAFAATQYEYSLLNRNDVYAIMLFDKSNGADMIMINFPFNKTDQYKNKIDAFMEVNSVNYLLFEYFIKSNNLSKNIFNIHNLDQGQIVKKEYHSPTLIVTYAPYDAELKKHNFKIIASTKNSKSLIVIDALFSDAENIQKHKQQFIKLKSFTLEALNHLKKDPKEFFNTIKDYLPGYTYADFEADLNNIEWIVNPDDNIKKLLKIIKLPYKELK; encoded by the coding sequence ATGAAAAGATTTATAAAAAATATGTTTTTAATATTAATTGCCGTTTTTTTTATATCATGCAGCGAAAAGAAAGAGTTAAAAATAGCGGCAAATTCATGGATAGGGTATACCCCGTTATTTTATGCGGATGCAAAAGGCTGGCTAAAGAATGAAAATATAAAATTAATAAACACCGTTTCATTAGCTGAAAGTGTAGATTTATATAGAAATAATTTTATTGATGCGTTTGCCGCTACTCAGTATGAATATTCTTTGTTAAACAGAAATGATGTATATGCGATTATGCTGTTTGACAAATCAAATGGTGCCGATATGATAATGATAAATTTTCCTTTTAATAAAACAGATCAGTATAAAAATAAAATCGACGCTTTTATGGAAGTGAATTCAGTTAATTATTTATTGTTTGAGTATTTTATTAAATCGAATAATTTAAGTAAGAATATTTTTAATATCCATAATTTAGACCAAGGACAAATAGTAAAAAAAGAATACCATTCTCCGACGTTGATCGTAACGTACGCTCCATATGATGCGGAATTGAAAAAGCATAATTTTAAAATTATCGCATCGACAAAAAACTCCAAATCATTAATAGTTATCGATGCTCTTTTCAGTGACGCTGAAAATATCCAAAAGCATAAACAACAATTTATAAAATTAAAAAGTTTTACTTTAGAAGCGTTAAATCATCTTAAAAAAGACCCAAAAGAATTTTTTAATACTATTAAAGATTATCTGCCGGGATATACTTACGCTGATTTTGAAGCTGATTTGAATAATATCGAATGGATAGTCAATCCTGATGATAATATTAAGAAACTTTTAAAAATAATCAAATTGCCATATAAAGAGCTTAAATGA
- a CDS encoding putative bifunctional diguanylate cyclase/phosphodiesterase: protein MKIKNFLMLINMLIVIVFISIFYFIYLQQKKTLVNIISDDIFQTLNSVSYSFSKAMNNNSDYMILKPILDRKSTSDFFDGFILSTSNDEVLFKSGNMKLKIPQPQKIQFKLNNIDLRTLLNKDAYVINIKYFDKNRFKTMKLYLFPNKDYLKKIFTYLKIKYVLLFLFTIIFVFFFLKSIYNAVIVKPLVKLKKYADREINKPKKFFIYEFDDIKETLAQTFATIREYIEKLEISSITDSLTRLKNRKFLNEYLVKLISENQKFAVVFIDIDNFKDINDFFGHSVGDEIIIEISSILSKHVKNHEIVARIGGDEFVLVFQEYNNEEDLKERLDLLLNSLHRTWTIHNQNIGTTVSIGVAEFPKTAKSVEELLKFADIALYEAKKMGKNKYVIFDENLKNKINKEIQIKTTMNQALVNNEFKLFYQPKFDKNKNIIGCEALIRWIRDGQIISPLDFIPIAEKSGFIIQLGNWIMEEVAKVQQEWLNKGIKLEISFNVSAVQFRNEKFVNDLKEIFKKSQRNLIEMEITESVFIQEKDKAKTIINEIRDYGIRISLDDFGTGYSSLSFLREFEIDVLKIDKSFVDEIYSEEGKVYVQTILNMAENLHLETIAEGVETEEQFNILKSLGCKYFQGYLFSKPLPKEEFEKFVLSYS from the coding sequence ATGAAAATTAAAAATTTTTTAATGCTTATAAATATGTTAATAGTGATTGTGTTTATAAGTATTTTTTATTTTATATACCTTCAACAGAAAAAGACACTTGTAAATATTATATCCGATGATATTTTTCAAACATTAAATAGTGTTTCTTACAGTTTCAGCAAAGCTATGAATAATAATTCCGATTATATGATTCTTAAACCGATTTTAGACAGAAAAAGTACGAGTGATTTTTTTGATGGCTTTATTCTTTCCACATCTAATGATGAAGTATTGTTTAAAAGCGGGAATATGAAATTAAAAATTCCTCAACCTCAAAAAATACAATTTAAATTAAATAATATTGACCTGCGGACTCTTCTTAATAAGGATGCGTATGTAATAAATATAAAATATTTTGATAAAAATAGATTTAAAACTATGAAGCTTTATCTTTTTCCGAATAAAGATTATTTAAAAAAGATTTTTACATATTTAAAAATAAAATATGTTTTGCTTTTCCTATTTACAATTATATTCGTATTTTTTTTCCTGAAGAGTATCTATAATGCAGTTATAGTTAAACCTCTTGTAAAACTGAAAAAATACGCCGACAGGGAAATTAATAAACCTAAAAAGTTTTTTATTTACGAATTTGATGATATTAAAGAAACACTTGCTCAAACATTTGCAACAATAAGAGAATATATTGAAAAATTAGAAATAAGTTCTATAACCGATTCACTAACAAGACTTAAGAACAGAAAATTTTTAAACGAATATTTGGTGAAATTAATTAGCGAAAATCAAAAGTTTGCGGTTGTTTTTATAGATATCGATAATTTTAAAGATATAAACGATTTTTTTGGTCATTCTGTAGGAGATGAAATTATTATTGAAATATCTTCGATTTTATCAAAGCATGTAAAAAATCATGAAATCGTAGCAAGAATCGGAGGGGACGAATTTGTACTGGTATTTCAAGAATATAATAATGAAGAAGATTTAAAAGAGAGGTTGGACTTACTTTTAAATAGTTTACATAGAACTTGGACTATACATAATCAAAACATCGGGACTACGGTAAGTATAGGTGTGGCTGAATTTCCAAAAACGGCAAAAAGTGTTGAAGAATTATTAAAGTTTGCAGATATTGCACTTTATGAAGCTAAAAAAATGGGTAAAAACAAATATGTAATTTTTGATGAAAATCTGAAAAATAAAATCAATAAAGAAATACAGATTAAAACAACTATGAACCAAGCGTTGGTAAATAATGAGTTCAAACTCTTTTATCAACCTAAATTTGATAAAAATAAAAATATAATAGGATGTGAAGCTTTAATAAGATGGATAAGAGACGGTCAAATAATTTCCCCATTGGATTTTATACCTATTGCCGAAAAAAGCGGATTTATTATTCAACTTGGAAATTGGATAATGGAAGAAGTTGCCAAAGTTCAGCAGGAATGGTTAAATAAAGGTATAAAACTTGAAATTTCTTTTAATGTTTCTGCCGTACAATTTAGAAATGAAAAATTTGTTAACGATTTAAAAGAAATATTTAAAAAATCGCAAAGAAATCTAATAGAAATGGAAATAACGGAATCGGTTTTCATTCAGGAAAAAGATAAAGCAAAAACTATTATAAATGAGATAAGAGATTACGGAATTAGAATCAGTCTTGATGATTTCGGTACGGGTTACTCATCCTTATCATTTTTAAGAGAATTTGAAATAGACGTGTTAAAAATAGATAAATCTTTTGTGGATGAAATATATAGTGAAGAGGGTAAAGTGTACGTTCAAACTATATTAAATATGGCGGAGAACTTACATTTGGAAACTATAGCCGAAGGTGTGGAAACCGAAGAGCAGTTTAATATTCTAAAATCTTTGGGATGTAAATATTTTCAGGGATATCTCTTTTCAAAACCTCTTCCTAAAGAAGAATTTGAAAAATTTGTACTTTCATATTCTTAA